The Rubricoccus marinus nucleotide sequence CGGCGCAACGGCCGTGAGGGTTTTGCCCTCGCCCGTGCGCATCTCGGCCACCGACCCGCGGTGGAGCACGATGCCGCCCAAGAGCTGCACGTCGTACGGGACCATCTGCCACTCGACGGTGGTGCCGCCGGCCTCCCACGACTTGCCGACAAAGCGACGGCAGGTCTCCTTCACGACGGCGAACGCCTCGGGGAGGATGTCTTCGAGGACGTCCTCGGCGGCGTCCAGCCAGTCCCCTTCCAGGTCGTCGAGGTCGGCGTAGAGGTCCTGCCGCTCGCGGACGCTCAGGGCCTCTCGCGCCGCGGTCTGGCCGTCGCCAGAGGCCGCTGGCGCGTCGTCGCCCGCGGCGCGGAGACGGGCGCGGAGCTCGGCCTGCTCCTGCTCAATGGGCGCGACGGCCTCTCGGATGCGGGCTTTGAACTCGGCGGTCTTGGCCTGCAACTCCTCGTCCGTGAGGCTCTGGAGGCGGTCGGCGTGCTCGTTGATCTCCTCAACGACGGGCCAGAGCTTTTTAAGCTCGCGGTCGTTGGAATCGCCGCCGAACAGTTTCTGGAGGGTCTTCAGCATGGAATAAATCCGGGGTCAATGTGGGGGCGCCGCTCAGCGCCCGGCCAGAACGATTGTCAACCGGGCGAAGCTACGACGGCGCCTCTAGCGCAACGGGCGTGCCACGGCCGGGATGCGCGCCCGTTCCGCCGACGAACGTGTTTCCGTGCGTTCTTCGGATGCCACGGGTTCCGGGTTCACAGTTGGTGGGGTCAAGACTGCCCACGTGCTCCCGCAACGCCCGAGCCGCCAGAGGCCAGGGACGCCGGCGTGCCCTGACGGCCTCTGGCGCGCGTCGTAGCTTTGACGACGCCAGCCCCCTCGCGCCCCCGAGACGTTCGAGACGGACCCGACCTCCCGATTTCCGCGCACTGCGCGCGCTGCTCGATGCCCCGTCCTCTGGCGCTCCGCGTCTTCTCCTCGCTCGCTCTCGCCGCGCTTCTCGCCCAGCCTCTGGCGGCGCAGGACAGCCGCGACACCTCGTTCGACCTCGTCCGGCTGGACCCCTCGGCCCGATCGGCCGCCCTCGCCGGCGCCGTGACGGCGCTCCCCAGTTCGGACCCCGGCGCGTTCTACGCCAACCCGGCGCTCCTGGCGCCAGAGGCCGAGAAGCAGCTCTCGCTGGGCTACCTCAACCACCTGGCGGGCGTGAGCGCGGGATTCGCGACCTACGCCCGTGAGATCCCGAGCGTCGGGCGGCTCGCGCTGGGCGTGCGCTACCTCTCCTACGGGGAGTTTGACCGCGCCGACGAGGACGGCACGGCCGATGACACCTTTGGGGCGAACGAAGCGGCGGTGAGCTTGGGCTACGCGTACGACGTCAACCGCCGCTTGCGGGTCGGCGCGACGGGGCACGCGCTGTTCGAGAGCGTCGATGGCGCCAGCGGCCAAGCGCTCGTGGCGGACCTCGGCGTGGCGTACTCGGTCCCGAGCCAGCTGCTGACGCTTTCGGCTTCGGCCCACGGCATTGGGGCGGTCACGTCCTCGCTCGGAGCGGACGACGCAGCGCTTCCCATCGACCTACGGGTGGGGATCTCGAAGCGGCTGCAGTACCTCCCGCTGACCATCACCCTCTCGGGGCATGAGCTCCAGAACTACGAGAACGAAAGCGGCTCCGCACTGGACGAGGCGTTGCGTCACGTGGCCGCTGGCGGCGAGCTCCAGCTCGGCAAGGCGCTCGCGCTGCGGGCTGGCTACCACCCCGGGCGCGCCGAGGGGCTCCGCACGGGCGGACGGCTGGACCTCGCGGGTCTCAACGTCGGCTTCGGGATCGCGACGCGTCGCGTGACGATCGACTACGCGCGGGTGGGCTGGGGCGAGTTCGGAGGCTTGCATCAACTAGGCGTGCGCCTCGGGCTGTAAGCCTCTGGCGGCGGAGCCGCCACGCCAGTCCCGCGTGGTCCCGTACGGGCGAAAGCGTCGCATGAGTAGAGAGGTGGCACCCGCGGCGGTGCTGCTCCCTCTCCACCTACGCCCCCTGTGATGCGCTCCCTCCTACTGGTCGGTTTTGTGCTGCTTTGCAGCGTCCCCGCTTCGGCCCAGATTCTGTCCTCGTCGCCCATCCGTCGGGCGCCTCAGCCTGCGGCGGCACCCACAGACGATGGACCCGAGATGGTCTGGAGGTACAGGCCGAGCGGAGGAACGTCGGCGGGCCTTTCAGGCCGGACGGGAAACCGCAGCGTTCTCGGACGCGCGCACGACGGCCTCGGAGGCGGTCCGATCTACGCGATCGAGATGGGCGAGCGGAACGACAAGCCCTGCTACATGAAGGTGTTTTACTCCTGGCAGAACGCTCAATACCGCGCGAGCAAGGAGTTCGACGTCTGTGGCTCTGCCGGCCCCACGTCTAGCAGCCGGGAGCGCATCGGCGCGGCCACGCCCGCGCAGGGCACCCGCATCCCGGCGCTGCGGAGCCTTCGCGTGTGCTCGAACGATCGAAACGGTGCCAACTACCGCGTAAAAGGGCTCCGCCTCGGCCGGGCGCGCGTGACCGAAAGCGGCGAAGGAAGCGTCCAAGCGCTCCCCGGCAACGACTACCTGCTCTCGCGCTCCAACTGCAGAGAGTGGGAGCAAACGCGAACGTGCCCGGCGAATCAGGTGATCATCGCGATTGACGTGCATTACACGCTCGAAAGCGGCCGAGGCGCCATCTCTGGCCTTACACCTCATTGCGGGGCGCCGTCGCACGAAGAGATGCAGAGCGATACGTGCCGCCCCGGCGGCTGTTAGACAAACGCCCTTGAGCGAACCGGCCTCTGGCGGCCGCGTACGCGGCCCATGCCGTCCCGACTCGCCAGAAGCCGAACCCGCCTCGCCAAGGGCGCCGAAGCCGTCGCCCGTAGGGCGGTGGAACTGGTGCCCGCACCTCAGCCACCCCTTACGCCCACGCGCTACCCGGTCGTGCTGCTGCACGGCTTCGGCGCGCTCGCGAACGTGCTGCAAGGCGGCGTGCTTCACCGCGAGGCGATGTACCTCCGCGCCAGAGGCATCCACGCCTACGCGCCGCACGCGAACCCGTACGACACTGTCGCCGTCCGCTCGGCCACGTGGGCGGAGCACCTGGAGCGCGCGATGGAGGAGACCGGCGCGGACAAACTCAACCTGATCGGTTTCTCGTCGGGCGGCTTGGACGCGCGCTGGCTGGCACGCGAGATGGGCTGGGCGGACCGCATCGCGTCGGTCGTGACGGTCTCGACGCCGCACCGGGGCACGGCGCTTGCGCAGTTCGTGCTGGACCGGCCCGAGCGGCTACGCTCGTGGGCCGTCGCGTTTATGGACTTCGTAGGCCGCGCCGCTTACGAGTTGGAGCCGCCGGACTCGTTCGGCGCGCTCCGCGAACTCACGCCGGAAACCGTCGCCGACCTCTTCCCGCCAGAGGAGACCATTCCGGGCGCGTGGTGCGCCTCCATCGTAGGCCGCGCGGGCAAGGGCACGGACGTCTCGATCACGCCGTCGCTCGCGCTCACAAACCGCATCCTCTACGCCGCGCAGGGCGTCAACGACGGCATCGTGCCGACTGACGGCGCCTGGTGGGGTGAGCGCCTGGAAACGCTCGACGCCGACCACGCGCGGCAGATCGGCATCGGGCTGTCCATCGGCTCCTCGTTCGACTCGCGGGCGTTTTTCCTTTCGATCTGCGAGCGCCTCCGCGAGCGCGGGCTCTAAGCCCCGGCCTCTGGCGAATCCCGGGCGCCTCTTGGAGAAACATCCGGCCTCTGGCGCCAGAGGCCTAGGAAGGGCGCGACCACCGCAGGGTGAAGCGGGGATCGAAACGTCCGCCCGCGTGCTGAGCGCAGCACGGGCCACAGGCCTGGGCGCGCGTAGGGCGGCGCGCACGGCGCGTCACCGTTCCGCACCCGGGGCAGGTGGCTTGCACGCCCGCCGTCCCGCCGTACGGTCCCGGTGTCTCGCCGCCCGGCCAGATCACGCGACCCGAAGCGCGGTGCACGACGTGGTGGTACGACGGTAGCCCCGCCTTCCGACAAGCCTTGCACCGGCGCGGGTGGACCGGCTGCCGGTACAGATCGCCAGAGGCCCCGCACGACGGACACGTAGAGGCGTATGGCGCGTCGGGGTTTTCCGGCACGTCGCCATCGAACAGGCGCTCCGGGGAGGCCCCGCACGCCACGGCGAGCGCCTGCCACGTCGCGTCGTGGTTGGTTCGGCCGCGTCGCTCCACGTCGATGGCGTGCGCGATCTCGTGGCGGAGCGTGTCCTCGATGTCCGCGGCCGAGAGCACCTTCGCCAGAGGCGCCGACAGCGTGATCCGCCTCTGGCGCGGGCGGCAGGCGCCGAGGCGGCGGCGCGCGCGGTCGAAGCCGAACGTCCAGCCGCGGGCTTGGAGCGGCTCGCCCAGAAGTTCGCGCCCGAGGCGGTCCATGAGCTGGTCTGCAAGGCGGGCGTGCGGGGAAGAAGCGGCC carries:
- the porQ gene encoding type IX secretion system protein PorQ — translated: MPRPLALRVFSSLALAALLAQPLAAQDSRDTSFDLVRLDPSARSAALAGAVTALPSSDPGAFYANPALLAPEAEKQLSLGYLNHLAGVSAGFATYAREIPSVGRLALGVRYLSYGEFDRADEDGTADDTFGANEAAVSLGYAYDVNRRLRVGATGHALFESVDGASGQALVADLGVAYSVPSQLLTLSASAHGIGAVTSSLGADDAALPIDLRVGISKRLQYLPLTITLSGHELQNYENESGSALDEALRHVAAGGELQLGKALALRAGYHPGRAEGLRTGGRLDLAGLNVGFGIATRRVTIDYARVGWGEFGGLHQLGVRLGL
- a CDS encoding esterase/lipase family protein, yielding MPSRLARSRTRLAKGAEAVARRAVELVPAPQPPLTPTRYPVVLLHGFGALANVLQGGVLHREAMYLRARGIHAYAPHANPYDTVAVRSATWAEHLERAMEETGADKLNLIGFSSGGLDARWLAREMGWADRIASVVTVSTPHRGTALAQFVLDRPERLRSWAVAFMDFVGRAAYELEPPDSFGALRELTPETVADLFPPEETIPGAWCASIVGRAGKGTDVSITPSLALTNRILYAAQGVNDGIVPTDGAWWGERLETLDADHARQIGIGLSIGSSFDSRAFFLSICERLRERGL
- a CDS encoding SprT-like domain-containing protein, translating into MAASSPHARLADQLMDRLGRELLGEPLQARGWTFGFDRARRRLGACRPRQRRITLSAPLAKVLSAADIEDTLRHEIAHAIDVERRGRTNHDATWQALAVACGASPERLFDGDVPENPDAPYASTCPSCGASGDLYRQPVHPRRCKACRKAGLPSYHHVVHRASGRVIWPGGETPGPYGGTAGVQATCPGCGTVTRRARRPTRAQACGPCCAQHAGGRFDPRFTLRWSRPS